Proteins encoded together in one Telopea speciosissima isolate NSW1024214 ecotype Mountain lineage chromosome 4, Tspe_v1, whole genome shotgun sequence window:
- the LOC122659292 gene encoding uncharacterized protein LOC122659292 encodes MRFSNKGNLSLRYIGPYEILVKIGPIAYRLALPPSLDGMYNVFHVSMLLKYVHDPNHILSQEPPELARDMSYKEQPEKILDSKVVNFRNRPIHYVKVKWCNHTEEEPSWEAEVEMQAKYPSFRFLQDSTAVYTGELFLLAVKPS; translated from the exons ATGCGGTTCAGCAATAAGGGCAACCTAAGCCTGAGATATATTGGGCCCTATGAGATTCTTGTGAAGATTGGACCGATAGCTTATCGGTTGGCGctcccaccatctttggatggcATGTACAATGTCTTCCACGTGTCTATGTTGCTGAAGTATGTGCATGACCCCAATCATATTCTATCTCAAGAACCACCAGAGCTGGCAAGGGATATGTCCTATAAAGAACAACCTGAgaagattttggacagcaaggtGGTGAATTTCCGCAATAGacctattcattatgtgaaggtgaagtggtgcaaccacacAGAAGAAGAACCCTCCTGGGAAGCCGAGGTGGAAATGCAAGCAAAGTACCCTTCCTTTAGATTCCTACAAG ATTCTACTGCCGTGTACACTGGTGAGCTATTTTTGCTTGCGGTCAAACCTAGCTAA